Sequence from the Terriglobia bacterium genome:
ATGGGCTGGAAGGACATCTGGCAACTGAGAGCAATCCTAGGAAGAGGAGAAACAGAAAAAGCTGCGACTAAGCAGGAGGTCGCGTAACATGATCCCGAGCGCCGCTCTTCAACCTCCAACTAAAAGCGGGACACTCTCCCAGAAATTTGCGCAACAACTAGAGAGGCAACTGTCGAAGGATGGTCTCAGTAGCGTCCATAAAACCGAGAAGAGCCTACAGAAGCCTGTTACAGAGCACAAAGCGAAGCTGGCCGATCCGAATCTGCAATACAAGAGTGCAATCGTGAAGCAGCTCGCAAAACAGGAACGGCAACTACAAACTGTCAAGGAATTTTTGACGGACATTCCGAAGGACTGAATATGGCTGACGATCAGGATGTACCGAATGGGCAACAGCGAATAGAAGGTCTGACCGAGAGATTTTATCGATTGGTTAGAGATAAGAATTTACTTTCGGATGAAGTGGCCCAGGATGTTGCCTATGCAATGAAAGAGGTGCATCGTTCCGGCGCGTTGTTCTATGAGCAGTATCTCCCAAGTCTGCTTAGCAACCCTGATGCTGATCCAGATACGCTCCGAGATCGGCTGTGGGACATCAGAGAAGAGTTTCGCAGGCTCCAAGCAGTGATCGAGGAAGCTGTCGAGTTTTGAAATGTGGCTGGCGACGGGTGGCCCACATTTGCCCGGTGTTGGGGGGGCTGGCCCACTCTTTCAGTCAAGAAAAATCCCGAGGTTGCCCCACCCTTGTCTCGCCTGACAGCGCCCTGCCCCGAAACGGAGCAATAGCGAGACAGGGTGGGGATTTTCCGTTCGCATCACAGGCTCCTATCATGTTAAAGGATTATGCTTATGGTATGCCTTGGGGACTGAAGCGTTACCAACAGTCACGCTGCCTGCACTTTATCACCTTCAGTTGTTACCATGGCGAACCCCTGCTGGCGACGCCTCGGGCGCGGGACATCTTCGAGGCAGAACTGGAGCGGGTGCGGCGCTGGTACGGCTTTTACGTGAGCGCCTATGTCGTCATGCCCGAACACCTACATCTGCTGGTCAGCGAGCCGGAGCGCAAGCAGCTTTCGGTTGCGATCCAGATGTTGAAGCAGATCGTATCGCGCAAGCTGCGCCGGCCCGGTGAGCGTCAGTTCTGGCAAACCCGCTACTATGACTTTCCCACTCCTGGCGAGAAGAAACGCGTTGAGAAACTGCAGTACACACACATGAACCCGGTCAAGCGCGGCCTGGTAAAACGACCTGATGACTGGAAATGGAGCAGTTTTCTTCATATCGCCGCCGGGTACGGAGGGACAGTGGTAATCGAGTCACAGTGGACGGCGCGGAAGCGAGAACGCTCGGGTAATGCCTTACCGATGGTGCGCCGTCAGGAACTACCCCACCCTGTCGCTCCAAACCCGGGAGCGACAAGGGTGGGGCAACCTCAAGAGTAGTCGCGCGCGAAAGGGTGGGCCAGCCCCCACAGGAGGCTCCGGGGCAACAACCATAGCAATCCAGAACGCCGCAGGGCGTACCGTCACGAAAATCAGGTACTAAGCAATGTGTGCCACTCAAAGAGGAGAAACTGTGAAGCTGGGCGAGGACGAAATCGTTTCGCTCTTGAATGAAGCGAAGTATCTCTTCTTGCGCGACATCTCTGAACCCGAGGAGAACTCACTACGCCTTGTTGTTGAAGAGGCGATTGCGGATCACACGCAGACCATATCAACGACAGACTCAGCCAGTCCGTTCGCTGAAATCATGAAAGGTGCTTCGCCGGTCAAGGCAGTCGAGGGCTGTCGGAGATTCGAACTCCAGTGGAGCCGCTACGTCGCCTATCTTGTTACCGAAGAGAGCGTGGGTTCTGGCGGGAACTACGAGGACGAGGTTTACACCGGCAAGCTGTTTCGGGAGTACACCAAATCGCATTTTCTCGACCTTCTTGCCCGTGACACGGGAGGCCACTTCGAGCCGATCTTGCAGTACAAGCTGATCTGCCAGAACCATCTCATTGACGTGGCAGCCTACGGCCCACCGGAAGTTCGGCTCTTGGAGAGTAGCGGGACAAAGCTTAAGCCTAACTGAATCAAGACCGACGCGCTCGATAGGCGGGTGGCACACCTTTCAAGTAGAACCAAACTCGTGGGTGGCCCACCTTTCGCGGTTTTCGAAAGGTGGGAGTAGCGGATTTCTGATTTCGGTACTCTGACTTGGCCCACTTTGCGCATCTGATTTGGCCCACCCTGTAAACCGAATCGACCTACTCTGTTCCAACCAGCCGGAACGGGGAGGCCGATGGACAGGAGACGCAAGGTGGAGCTGTTTGAAGAGATCAGACGGGAGTACACCCACGGCGTTGGCACGATCCAAGGCACCGCGCAGAAGTTGGGGGTGCACCGGCGGATGGTGCGGCAAGCGCTGGCCAGCGCAGTTCCTCCGGAGCGGAAGCAGCCGGTACGACGCAAGCCGGCGGGTGGCACACCCTTTAGGCAGCTCAACCCTACCCCAGCGTGGGTGCCCGACCTTTCGCTTCGAAAGGTGGGATAGCGAATCGTCAAGCCTTGATTTATGACTGCCAGTCATCATGCCGCCTTGTCACACTGACCTATGACCAAATCGCTTGACCTCCCGAGATATAATGGAACTAGCTGAAAACTCGGCTGGCATTCGGGCCGCAGGCTTCAATCCTGCGGCCCGCGGTGTCTTGCCACTATTACTTGTGGTCGTGAGGTGTGACAACAGTATATCTTCGGTTTTCCAGAAAACCCGAACGTATCTTGTTGATTCTACAGACCAGCCCCACAGTAACCGTGCCGAATCCACGGTATACCGTGCGTAACTCATTGATTCCACACGATAGGAGTGGGGAGGGGGGTGGGTTAACAGCCCTATGGGTGACTAAGTAGTACTGATTAGAAATTCAGCAGAAATTCTCGCTTGCGCTCTTCCGGCAAAAACGATGCCCGAAATGAATTCTTCGCCAATTCGCGCAGTTGCTCATCGCTGAAGCCGAACGTTTCCTGCGCCAGCTGGTACTCGCGGCAGAGTGAAGTTTCGAACATTGCGGGATCGTCGGTGTTGAGCGTGACCACGATTCCGCGGTCGTAATAAGTCCTCAGCGGATGCTGCTCAATTGCCGCGCAACATCCAGTACGCAGGTTGCTGGTAAGGCAGACCTCGATCGGCACTTGCGTCTTCGCCAGCCGCGCCATCAACTCGCTGTCCTGGCACGCGGTGAGCCCATGCCCGATGCGCTCGGCCCTCAAGGCGTCCAGCGCGCCGAGAATGGATTGCGGCCCGCTGGATTCGCCGGCGTGCGCGGTGAGGCGCAGGCCGTTGCCTTTGGCGCGTGCGTACAGCTTGCGGAAGAGTGCGGGCGCGGCCAGACGCTCGTCGCCGCCGATGCCAATGCCGACCACGTTGCGCTCGCGAAGCTCAATGGCCTTGTTGAAGACGTGCTCCGCCGCCTCGACGCCGAAGTGGCGCACCGCGTCGAAGATCCACAGCAGCGAGACGCCGAAATCGCGCTCGCCGCGCTGTCGCCCGCGCTCCAGGCCCTCGAAGATGGCGTCGAAGTCGCGATTGCGGAACAGGATCACGCCGACCGAAACGTAGACC
This genomic interval carries:
- the add gene encoding adenosine deaminase, producing the protein MIGAREPSTYIRSLPKAELHLHLEGSIGPDELAELIVRHGGGPVDRTRLAQLYKHRDFTAFLEAFKRITQWLRTPDDYELITYRLMQKLKAENVLHAEVYVSVGVILFRNRDFDAIFEGLERGRQRGERDFGVSLLWIFDAVRHFGVEAAEHVFNKAIELRERNVVGIGIGGDERLAAPALFRKLYARAKGNGLRLTAHAGESSGPQSILGALDALRAERIGHGLTACQDSELMARLAKTQVPIEVCLTSNLRTGCCAAIEQHPLRTYYDRGIVVTLNTDDPAMFETSLCREYQLAQETFGFSDEQLRELAKNSFRASFLPEERKREFLLNF